The following proteins come from a genomic window of Bacillus sp. Marseille-P3661:
- the dacB gene encoding D-alanyl-D-alanine carboxypeptidase/D-alanyl-D-alanine endopeptidase has translation MIIIKKSWKWNKLNVNHKGIYILVITVLVALLPPFLNSDAYESEQILSAEINRLLQEDPILKGALAGISIRSASTGDILYEHNGDIRMRPASNMKLFTATAALSVLGETHQFKTEIRTKGTKEGNRLKGNLYLKGFGDATLLREDLTTMAIDIAKSGIEVIVGDLIVDDSWYDDVRLSPDLVWSDESYYYGAQISALTVSPNKEFDAGTILMEMSPGSKIGAPAKIQISHKTNYVNIINQTVTLSHDGEADLIIDRKHGSNTIIVKGFLPMGAPVKKEWIAVWEPTQFVMDLFKQELAKQGIHILGAAKLGETPKGTSLLTSHQSMPLSEFLIPFMKLSNNIHAEVLVKEMGKLRKGEGSWEKGLEVVKEELPKFGVNLDSFVIRDGSGISHVNLIPANEISKLLFHIQKEKWFPAFVKSLPVAGNSEKMVGGSLRKRMKSLNVKAKTGTLTTVTSLSGYVATKKGETLIFSILLNNLLDEDKGKVVEDRIVEILANY, from the coding sequence ATGATAATTATTAAAAAGAGTTGGAAGTGGAATAAATTGAACGTTAATCATAAAGGAATATATATTCTGGTAATTACCGTTTTAGTGGCCTTGTTACCACCTTTCTTGAATTCAGATGCATATGAATCAGAGCAAATTCTCTCTGCAGAGATTAATCGACTACTACAGGAAGACCCGATATTAAAAGGAGCACTTGCAGGAATAAGCATACGTTCTGCTAGTACTGGGGATATCCTCTATGAACACAACGGTGACATAAGGATGAGGCCGGCTTCAAATATGAAACTTTTTACTGCAACAGCAGCCTTATCGGTTTTAGGAGAAACGCACCAATTTAAGACTGAAATCAGAACAAAAGGAACGAAAGAGGGAAATAGACTAAAGGGAAATCTATATTTAAAAGGGTTCGGGGATGCAACTCTTTTAAGAGAAGACCTTACTACCATGGCAATCGATATTGCAAAATCCGGTATCGAAGTCATTGTAGGGGACCTTATTGTTGATGACAGCTGGTACGACGATGTTCGTTTATCGCCTGATTTAGTTTGGAGTGATGAATCTTATTATTATGGAGCACAAATATCTGCACTTACAGTTTCTCCAAATAAAGAATTTGATGCTGGAACGATCCTAATGGAGATGTCTCCAGGTTCGAAAATAGGGGCGCCAGCAAAAATTCAAATATCCCACAAAACAAACTATGTGAATATCATCAATCAGACCGTGACATTATCTCATGATGGAGAAGCAGATCTCATCATTGATAGAAAACATGGCTCTAATACTATTATCGTGAAGGGTTTCCTTCCAATGGGAGCACCTGTTAAAAAAGAATGGATAGCTGTTTGGGAACCGACTCAATTTGTTATGGATCTTTTCAAGCAAGAATTAGCGAAACAAGGGATTCATATTTTAGGAGCTGCAAAGCTTGGTGAAACACCTAAAGGCACTAGTCTTCTTACAAGTCATCAATCAATGCCGTTAAGTGAATTTCTTATACCATTTATGAAACTTAGTAATAATATTCACGCTGAAGTCCTTGTGAAGGAAATGGGAAAATTGAGAAAAGGAGAAGGCAGTTGGGAAAAAGGATTGGAAGTAGTAAAGGAAGAGCTACCCAAATTTGGTGTAAATCTAGACTCATTCGTAATTAGAGACGGTTCTGGTATTTCTCATGTAAACTTAATTCCTGCAAATGAAATATCGAAACTATTGTTTCATATCCAAAAGGAAAAATGGTTCCCGGCATTCGTAAAATCGTTGCCAGTTGCTGGTAATAGTGAGAAAATGGTAGGTGGGAGCTTGAGAAAAAGAATGAAATCTTTAAATGTAAAAGCAAAAACAGGCACGCTTACAACTGTTACCTCCTTATCCGGATACGTGGCAACGAAAAAAGGAGAAACCCTTATTTTTTCCATTCTTTTAAATAATTTGCTTGATGAAGACAAAGGAAAAGTCGTAGAGGACAGGATCGTTGAAATATTGGCAAATTATTAG